GTAGGTAATTGATTGGATGTCCAAGATTTATCCAATCATGACAATTGGACCAACAATACCATCCATGTAcctagacaagaggctacatgaTGACAAAGAGTATGACCTTAGTATCTTCAAGCCAATGACAAATGAATGCCTAAATTGGTTAAACCATCAACCAATTAGCTCAGTAGTGTAtgtatcatttggaagtataaccAGCTTAGAAGGTGAGCAAATGGAAGAATTGGCATGGGGTTTGAAGaatagcaacaacaacttcTTGTGGGTTGTTAGGTCCACTGAACAGTCCAAACTTCCCAAGAACTTTTTAGAGGAACTTAAATTGACAAGTAGCAAAAATAAAGGCTTAGTGGTGTCATGGTGTCCACAATTACAAATGTTGGAACATGAATCAATAGGGTGTTTTTTGACGCATTGTGGATGGAATTCGACTTTAGAAGCAATTAGTTTGGGAGTGCCGATGGTGACAATGCCACAATGGTCAGATCAACCAACAAATGCAAAGCTTGTGAAGGATGTTTGGGAAATGGGAGTTAGAGCCAAACAAGATGAAAAAGGGATAGTTAGAAGAGAAGTTATTGAAGAATGTATAAAGCTAGTGatggaagaagagaaaggaaaattgattaGGGAAAATGCAAAGAAATGGAAGGAATTAGCTAGAAATGCAATGGATGAAGGTGGAAGTTCAGAGAAAAACATTGAAGAATTTGTTTCCATGCTGATTACTATTTCTCCTAAGTAGGAAATTGAGCTAGTGTATTTTGGCTGATTATGTAACAAGCTATAATTGTATTATTGTCTATTGATTGTATGGATTGAGGACATTTGCTTAAGACTATTGGATTGATTTATTTGCATTCCGACTTTAACTAAATTTTTGAATGTAATTagttatgattttaatttttatacacTGATCTTCTTTATTTTATCAGTTCTGATGTCAGATAACTTTAGATAATCATTTAATAACCTGAAAAATAAGGCAGATAACATGCTATAACAAGtcaaaatacaataataatagcatAGAAGTTAAACTACTGATATATATTAGTTGAACTCTGTAATGAAAGATTTATGAAATTCAACTTAAGTTTTATAAAAAGGGAAAAGGGTTTGATACACCCCTTaactttgtcatttagagcTGATATATACATCGTTATGAAAGTGGCTCATATATACCCTTGTTGTTGCACAAATGGCCACATATACTCTTTTCTTCTAAcggatatgaaaaaaaataattttaaattaatttttaaaagttttttattaaaaaaataatacatataagggtatatttgatccttctcactagggctgggcataaaataTCGAAAACCGAATTACTGAACTGAACCGGCTATTTTGGTatttcggtaattcggtaattcGATTTGGTATTCGGTACTGAAATATAAAATTCGATATTTCGATTTTGGTATTCGATATTTCAGTTTTGGTATTCGAGAAATACCGAATatcgattttttttattattattaatacaaaaaaactggaaaaaaaagaagaaaaattatcaaaaagagaagagtttagTAGGAGGAAACTAtcctattttttcatttttcttactACTTCCATTTCAACTTTCTCACGTTTACAGCATACTATATGCACACTTTCAAACATGTACATTATGGATAactgctaaaatttaaattcatgtacaggtaaaaattataaattctaatttcaaatttatgcaattggttaagaattctaattttaCTTTGCATGATTCACCACGTCAGTTATCTACATAAACTGTTTGGTAGTTACATTGAAAACGAAAGATTccaactctttcatatctttgcaggaactaattaataattagtgtaGTGATGTATaatttttggataattcaaagaaaaacatatgtataaaaattatgtgtgatatattagagatttttgttttcactctttttcatcatttttattacatgataatattttttttattttatatctattcataaattattttctctttatttacgATGTATCATTTCTCCTCCGTAGAATGTGGCTTCAGAGCAATTTCAATTTCGATATTCGGtaagttaaaatgcatatattacttaattatggtgtagtaataaaaatgtaagttaagatatgtattctttaggttaatgtaaatattaaatgtggataaatttttattgtacattaactatttaaaaaatatggtattaccgaataccgtaccgaatcAAAGTTTGATCTACtgattaccgaaccgaagtttgaaagttcggtatttggtatatactttgaattaccaaTTATCGAATTATCGAATtcgaactttgaaaatacctAACCGAATACCGAACTCCCAACCCTACTTCtcacacataatttatttttttggctttttTGATTCAACGGTTAATTTGAATTTACtattttgatggtcaaatttatttattttcactaCTTCTATTGcaaaatttattatacatgcTCCAAAAAATTTTAtagatacaaaaaataaattacaatacaatagaaaaaaatagttttaaattataatatagctgcaaaaaaataattttaattttttttcttatttttttctcttttttcaattcacacttttttatttctcttatgtttactccaaaaaatgaaaaaaaacaaactcatataatgataatcaaagaagtcaaaacataattcatgcccgaaaaa
The genomic region above belongs to Solanum dulcamara chromosome 5, daSolDulc1.2, whole genome shotgun sequence and contains:
- the LOC129890365 gene encoding UDP-glycosyltransferase 74G1-like isoform X1 translates to MTTHKAHCLVFPFPGQGHINPMLQFSKRLQSKGVKITIATTKFFLKTMQDLPTSVSIEAISDGYDDGGFHQAKTFVDYITQFKEVGSDTLSQLIQKLENCGCPVNCIVYDPFLPWAVEVSKNFGLVSVAFFTQNCVVDNIYYHVHKRVLKLPSTRVDQEILIPGLTCMIESSDMPSFDSNPEAERILEMLANQFSNLDKVDWVLINSFYELEKEVIDWMSKIYPIMTIGPTIPSMYLDKRLHDDKEYDLSIFKPMTNECLNWLNHQPISSVVYVSFGSITSLEGEQMEELAWGLKNSNNNFLWVVRSTEQSKLPKNFLEELKLTSSKNKGLVVSWCPQLQMLEHESIGCFLTHCGWNSTLEAISLGVPMVTMPQWSDQPTNAKLVKDVWEMGVRAKQDEKGIVRREVIEECIKLVMEEEKGKLIRENAKKWKELARNAMDEGGSSEKNIEEFVSMLITISPK
- the LOC129890365 gene encoding UDP-glycosyltransferase 74G1-like isoform X2 → MLQFSKRLQSKGVKITIATTKFFLKTMQDLPTSVSIEAISDGYDDGGFHQAKTFVDYITQFKEVGSDTLSQLIQKLENCGCPVNCIVYDPFLPWAVEVSKNFGLVSVAFFTQNCVVDNIYYHVHKRVLKLPSTRVDQEILIPGLTCMIESSDMPSFDSNPEAERILEMLANQFSNLDKVDWVLINSFYELEKEVIDWMSKIYPIMTIGPTIPSMYLDKRLHDDKEYDLSIFKPMTNECLNWLNHQPISSVVYVSFGSITSLEGEQMEELAWGLKNSNNNFLWVVRSTEQSKLPKNFLEELKLTSSKNKGLVVSWCPQLQMLEHESIGCFLTHCGWNSTLEAISLGVPMVTMPQWSDQPTNAKLVKDVWEMGVRAKQDEKGIVRREVIEECIKLVMEEEKGKLIRENAKKWKELARNAMDEGGSSEKNIEEFVSMLITISPK